A region from the Gavia stellata isolate bGavSte3 chromosome 12, bGavSte3.hap2, whole genome shotgun sequence genome encodes:
- the LOC132317910 gene encoding LOW QUALITY PROTEIN: PHD finger protein 7-like (The sequence of the model RefSeq protein was modified relative to this genomic sequence to represent the inferred CDS: inserted 1 base in 1 codon) — MERAPASTEQACMLCRRAEADPDICGRKLEKEGLCAHVFCLFFANELYQQRLKELGLMGFLPEDIRRTIQRAAQKDCFVCGENGAAITCHETDCDRSFHLPCAVEGGCVTQFLPQYRSFCWEHRPEQAVEAAPEENTTCLICLDPVGDRKSYGTMVCPACKHAWFHRGCIQVGALPLAPGHGRRSAAPGPXLVLLMFLLQGQAARAGISCFQCPLCRDKEEFLLEMLTMGIRIPFRLPSWENSHGYAALYERHGRCDASECLCPGGREQAEEEGPWQLLLCCSCAAEGTHRRCAYSGNSTASWECNSCAGLGTDSSTASELAGPSTASQSGSGPSHDSPAPETSSPSTSSQAASGQSLASVVPEISSPSTASQAPSGSSCGSPPLQDSLRSSPPGPERVRECSRLQRRAQTPYSRPSRHGGRSRAPAPSAESSTPSQAVLGLSHSSLVPETSSPSTSSHEASGSSCGSPALDTSSSSAGSHAAFGPSHGSLAPETSSPGSAAPGPSHGSPVLEGSSRSSPPGPKRVRDRSRLRRRAQTPYSWPRRRPESSRAPAPSAESRSPRQAALGTSHGSPAPDIGSPSTANLDSPMLDFAFLFSYSGGA, encoded by the exons ATGGAGAGGGCCCCCGCCTCGACGGAGCAGG cgtGCATGCTGTGTCGCCGGGCAGAGGCTGACCCGGACATCTGTGGGCgcaaactggagaaggaagggctcTGTGCCCACGTGTTTTGCCTG tttttcgcCAACGAGCTTTACCAGCAACGGCTCAAGGAATTAGGACTCATGGGATTTCTCCCTGAGGATATTCGACGCACCATCCAGCGGGCAGCGCAGAAG gACTGCTTCGTCTGTGGCGAGAATGGGGCCGCCATCACCTGCCACGAGACGGACTGTGACCgcagcttccatctcccctgtgccGTGGAGGGTGGATGCGTCACCCAGTTCCTTCCTCAGTACAg gtccttctgctgggagcaccgcccagagcaggcagtggaggcGGCTCCggaggagaacaccacctgcctcatctgcctggaccctgtgggggacagaAAGTCCTACGGCACCATGGTGTGCCCAGCGTGCAAACACGCCTGGTTCCACAGGGGCTGCATCCAGGTAGGAGCCCTTCCCTTGGCCCCGGGCCACGGCAGGcgctcagcagcaccagggc cACTCGTGCTCCTTATGTttctcctgcagggacaggctgcgcgcgctggcatttcttgcttccagtgCCCGCTCTGTAGAGATAAGGAAGAGTTTCTCCTGGAAATGCTCACCATGGGGATCCGAATCCCCTTCAG gCTGCCATCATGGGAGAACAGCCATGGATATGCAGCACTATATGAGAGGCACGGCCGCTGCGATGCCAGCGAGTGCCTTtgtccaggaggcagggagcaggcagaggaagaggg GCCCTGgcaactgctcctgtgctgctcctgtgctgccgaGGGCACCCACAGACGCTGCGCCTACTCGGGGAACAGCACGGCCAGCTGGGAGtgcaacagctgtgctggcctgggcaccg ACTCCAGTACCGCCTCGGAGCTCGCcggccccagcactgccagccagtCAGGATCGGGGCCTTCCCACGACTCTCCGGCACccgagaccagcagccccagcaccagcagccaggcgGCATCGGGGCAATCTCTCGCATCTGTGGTGCCCGAgatcagcagccccagcaccgccagccaggCGCCATCGGGGTCCTCCTGCGGCTCCCCGCCACTTCAGGACAGCCTCCGCTCCAGCCCCCCTGGGCCCGAGCGGGTGCGAGAATGCTCCCGCTTGCAACGTCGGGCCCAAACACCATACAGCCGGCCCAGCAGACACGGTGGCAGGAGCCGTGCGCCAGCACCgagtgctgagagcagcactcccagccaggcggtgctggggctgtcccacAGCTCGCTGGTACcggagaccagcagccccagcaccagcagccacgAAGCGTCGGGGTCCTCCTGCGgctccccagcactggacaccagcagctccagcgccGGTAGCCACGCAGCATTCGGGCCGTCCCATGGCTCCCTGGCaccagagaccagcagccccggcagcgcggcacCAGGGCCATCCCACGGCTCCCCAGTGCTTGAGGgcagcagccgctccagccCACCTGGGCCCAAGCGGGTGCGAGACCGCTCCCGCTTGCGACGTCGGGCCCAAACTCCCTACAGCTGGCCCAGAAGACGCCCTGAGAGCAGCCGCGCCCCAGCACCAagcgctgagagcaggagccccCGCCAGGCTGCGCTGGGGACGTCCCACGGCTCCCCGGCACCCGACAtcggcagccccagcaccgcca ACCTGGATTCTCCAATGCTGGATTTCgcattcctcttttcctactCCGGTGGCGCCTGA
- the LOC132317911 gene encoding LOW QUALITY PROTEIN: PHD finger protein 7-like (The sequence of the model RefSeq protein was modified relative to this genomic sequence to represent the inferred CDS: inserted 1 base in 1 codon) has product MERAPASTEQACMLCRRAEADPDICGRKLEKEGLCAHVFCLFFANELYQQRLKELGLMGFLPEDIRRTIQRAAQKDCFVCGENGAAITCHETDCDRSFHLPCAVEGGCVTQFLPQYRSFCWEHRPEQAVEAAPEENTTCLICLDPVGDRKSYGTMVCPACKHAWFHRGCIQVGALPLAPGHGRRSAAPGPXLVLLMFLLQGQAARAGISCFQCPLCRDKEEFLLEMLTMGIRIPFRLPSWENSHGYAALYERHGRCDASECLCPGGREQAEEEGPWQLLLCCSCAAEGTHRRCAYSGNSTASWECNSCAGLGTDSSTASELAGPSTASQSGSGPSHDSPAPETSSPSTSSQAASGQSLASVVPEISSPSTASQAPSGSSCGSPPLQDSLRSSPPGPERVRECSRLQRRAQTPYSRPSRHGGRSRAPAPSAESSTPSQAVLGLSHSSLVPETSSPSTSSHEASGSSCGSPALDTSSSSAGSHAAFGPSHGSLAPETSSPGSAAPGPSHGSPVLEGSSRSSPPGPKRVRDRSRLRRRAQTPYSWPRRRPESSRAPAPSAESRSPRQAALGPSHGSPAPDIGSPSTANLDSPMLDFAFLFSYSGGA; this is encoded by the exons ATGGAGAGGGCCCCCGCCTCGACGGAGCAGG cgtGCATGCTGTGTCGCCGGGCAGAGGCTGACCCGGACATCTGTGGGCgcaaactggagaaggaagggctcTGTGCCCACGTGTTTTGCCTG tttttcgcCAACGAGCTTTACCAGCAACGGCTCAAGGAATTAGGACTCATGGGATTTCTCCCTGAGGATATTCGACGCACCATCCAGCGGGCAGCGCAGAAG gACTGCTTCGTCTGTGGCGAGAATGGGGCCGCCATCACCTGCCACGAGACGGACTGTGACCgcagcttccatctcccctgtgccGTGGAGGGTGGATGCGTCACCCAGTTCCTTCCTCAGTACAg gtccttctgctgggagcaccgcccagagcaggcagtggaggcGGCTCCggaggagaacaccacctgcctcatctgcctggaccctgtgggggacagaAAGTCCTACGGCACCATGGTGTGCCCAGCGTGCAAACACGCCTGGTTCCACAGGGGCTGCATCCAGGTAGGAGCCCTTCCCTTGGCCCCGGGCCACGGCAGGcgctcagcagcaccagggc cACTCGTGCTCCTTATGTttctcctgcagggacaggctgcgcgcgctggcatttcttgcttccagtgCCCGCTCTGTAGAGATAAGGAAGAGTTTCTCCTGGAAATGCTCACCATGGGGATCCGAATCCCCTTCAG gCTGCCATCATGGGAGAACAGCCATGGATATGCAGCACTATATGAGAGGCACGGCCGCTGCGATGCCAGCGAGTGCCTTtgtccaggaggcagggagcaggcagaggaagaggg GCCCTGgcaactgctcctgtgctgctcctgtgctgccgaGGGCACCCACAGACGCTGCGCCTACTCGGGGAACAGCACGGCCAGCTGGGAGtgcaacagctgtgctggcctgggcaccg ACTCCAGTACCGCCTCGGAGCTCGCcggccccagcactgccagccagtCAGGATCGGGGCCTTCCCACGACTCTCCGGCACccgagaccagcagccccagcaccagcagccaggcgGCATCGGGGCAATCTCTCGCATCTGTGGTGCCCGAgatcagcagccccagcaccgccagccaggCGCCATCGGGGTCCTCCTGCGGCTCCCCGCCACTTCAGGACAGCCTCCGCTCCAGCCCCCCTGGGCCCGAGCGGGTGCGAGAATGCTCCCGCTTGCAACGTCGGGCCCAAACACCATACAGCCGGCCCAGCAGACACGGTGGCAGGAGCCGTGCGCCAGCACCgagtgctgagagcagcactcccagccaggcggtgctggggctgtcccacAGCTCGCTGGTACcggagaccagcagccccagcaccagcagccacgAAGCGTCGGGGTCCTCCTGCGgctccccagcactggacaccagcagctccagcgccGGTAGCCACGCAGCATTCGGGCCGTCCCATGGCTCCCTGGCaccagagaccagcagccccggcagcgcggcacCAGGGCCATCCCACGGCTCCCCAGTGCTTGAGGgcagcagccgctccagccCACCTGGGCCCAAGCGGGTGCGAGACCGCTCCCGCTTGCGACGTCGGGCCCAAACTCCCTACAGCTGGCCCAGAAGACGCCCTGAGAGCAGCCGCGCCCCAGCACCAagcgctgagagcaggagccccCGCCAGGCTGCGCTGGGGCCGTCCCACGGCTCCCCGGCACCCGACAtcggcagccccagcaccgcca ACCTGGATTCTCCAATGCTGGATTTCgcattcctcttttcctactCCGGTGGCGCCTGA